Below is a genomic region from Streptomyces sp. NBC_00461.
GCCTCCAGAGTGGTGAGTTCCTTCTCCGGGTCGAGGCGGCCGGTGGTGTACTCACAGGTGGCCATCCCGTCCGGGGACTGCAGTTCCATCACGCCCCAGCTCGGGTGCTGGAACTGCCAGCCGTTTTTGATGAGCGGGACGACTGCGTCGAAGGCGCCGAGCTCGGGGTCCTTGAGGTCGGGCTCGGCGAGGTAGATGTCGGGGCCGGCGGTGTACGCCTGAGCGAGGGCGGTGGTGAAGGCGGTGACGAACTCCGTGGGTGCGGTGTCGTTGAAACTGACGCCCCACGCGGGCGGGGCGAAGCGGTCGCGGTAGGCGCTGATCCGCCACAGTCCGTCGTCGTCGCCCTCGGGCAGGAATCCGAGTCGGACGCGGTGGTCGGGCGCAGTGACGTAGGCGTTGGCGAGGTTGTCGTGATGGAGGTCGAAGCCAAGCGCGAGGAGCGGCGCCAGCGCGGGGTCTGCATCGCAAGTGCTGCCTGCGAGGTAGCG
It encodes:
- a CDS encoding DUF317 domain-containing protein, translated to MPDTEEIDGDNYVSPRYLAGSTCDADPALAPLLALGFDLHHDNLANAYVTAPDHRVRLGFLPEGDDDGLWRISAYRDRFAPPAWGVSFNDTAPTEFVTAFTTALAQAYTAGPDIYLAEPDLKDPELGAFDAVVPLIKNGWQFQHPSWGVMELQSPDGMATCEYTTGRLDPEKELTTLEARWHLWGGPKNRYARWYATATTNTPTALVKAITQSVSDPAPLPRWRDSMLPGLREAAQLTPITPPAPPVPTPLDVQRALTRRPPALGTRSVPRWSTATLPPAPAAPRTAARR